In a genomic window of Parvularculales bacterium:
- a CDS encoding major capsid protein P2, with translation MKTTRRMPSFESVSGGATATLRMPIGLTYHQLLINYSGITLAQMDEIRLIANGQLVRRYTSGEQLDNINQFQGRAAANGILIFDFERYGLNTRAARELTAFGTGVEQDPQRVTTLTLEIDINSAATSPVLSAEAIQSNATVLGAINLVRNFSYNAPSVGEYEISDLPKGNLINQARFENANISKIKVERNNYIIFERSKAENDLIQSDGKRVPTAAAYVIDPTEVGDGAEGLATRNVQGQVVQDLRFVLTMSAAGDVPLCVDYIGGLSG, from the coding sequence ATGAAAACGACACGGCGTATGCCCTCTTTCGAATCGGTTTCTGGCGGCGCAACTGCAACGCTGCGCATGCCTATCGGTTTGACGTATCACCAGCTGCTGATTAATTACAGCGGTATTACCCTCGCCCAAATGGACGAAATTCGCCTTATCGCTAACGGTCAGCTTGTGCGCCGTTATACTTCTGGCGAACAGCTGGACAATATTAACCAGTTTCAGGGCCGCGCCGCTGCCAACGGTATTCTGATCTTCGATTTTGAGCGCTACGGGCTTAACACCCGCGCCGCTCGCGAATTGACCGCTTTTGGCACCGGTGTTGAGCAGGACCCGCAGCGCGTTACAACGCTGACTTTGGAAATCGACATTAACAGCGCTGCAACTTCGCCGGTTCTGTCTGCCGAAGCCATCCAGAGTAATGCGACCGTTTTGGGCGCTATTAATCTGGTTCGTAATTTCAGCTACAACGCGCCTTCGGTCGGCGAGTATGAAATCAGCGATCTGCCGAAAGGTAATCTGATTAATCAGGCACGCTTTGAAAACGCTAACATTAGCAAGATCAAAGTTGAGCGTAATAACTACATCATTTTTGAGCGTTCTAAAGCTGAAAATGATCTGATCCAATCAGACGGCAAGCGTGTGCCAACTGCAGCGGCCTACGTTATCGACCCGACAGAAGTTGGCGACGGTGCTGAAGGTTTAGCAACCCGAAATGTGCAGGGTCAGGTAGTGCAAGATTTGCGCTTTGTTTTGACCATGAGCGCGGCGGGCGATGTGCCGCTTTGTGTTGACTACATCGGCGGCCTGTCAGGTTAA